The proteins below are encoded in one region of Desulfobacterales bacterium:
- a CDS encoding iron dependent repressor, metal binding and dimerization domain protein has protein sequence MAFFVLKRGKFSGQSAIPQIKFLTNILKIRDDTADEEACKMEHTLSEATLDSLTDFMVFIQECPRAGESWLQNFEEYRVQGYKPEKCKSRSGEFACELKERIDHRDSDEGGGSGK, from the coding sequence GTGGCTTTTTTTGTTTTAAAGCGGGGAAAATTTTCTGGACAAAGCGCTATACCACAAATTAAATTCTTGACGAATATTTTGAAAATCAGGGATGATACGGCGGACGAGGAAGCCTGCAAAATGGAGCATACCCTGAGCGAGGCCACACTGGACAGCCTGACGGATTTTATGGTTTTTATTCAGGAATGCCCGCGGGCCGGGGAGTCCTGGCTGCAGAACTTTGAGGAATACCGCGTCCAGGGCTATAAGCCGGAAAAGTGCAAATCGCGGAGCGGTGAATTCGCCTGCGAGTTGAAAGAACGGATTGATCATAGGGATTCTGATGAAGGCGGTGGATCTGGCAAATAA